One window of the Halobacillus litoralis genome contains the following:
- a CDS encoding S-layer homology domain-containing protein, which produces MKKLLTLALSLSFIFSLSITSVSAADSFPDLDKASWAKDEITYLNEEGIVNGLPDGTFGPMKDVTRAQVAIMIVRDMYPNQTHEGDVPFDDVSEGAYYYDEVSVAYEQGILKGDGENMRPEDPISRAEAVVMVDRAYDIERDGEVDGFPDSDDIPWATESILDLTSQHIINGKPDGTFAPFEDITRASFAKVLAATIEPSFRSDQLSENEIAQKTEALQEKVFNTLYGDLKEHGADSEDRDYQRIEDEMAEYVTSDFNEEVEGTYYEACLSCDTLYYDNNFAWDILMDVTENNSNKVVVETAQLQAFTYLGSFETVTLIKEDGKWKLDGIDGEVFDADRHLDLTVEQAEQRIYDQFDVNDVNFVRTYEKEVQDMDGESYNTDIHVFKNEDDGAVFEVDASTGGTDV; this is translated from the coding sequence ATGAAGAAACTGTTGACTTTGGCATTATCACTGTCGTTTATTTTCTCACTTTCCATTACAAGTGTAAGCGCTGCCGATTCTTTCCCGGACCTGGATAAAGCAAGCTGGGCAAAGGATGAAATAACTTATTTGAATGAAGAAGGAATTGTTAACGGATTGCCGGATGGTACGTTCGGTCCGATGAAAGATGTGACACGCGCACAGGTGGCTATCATGATAGTCCGTGACATGTATCCAAACCAGACCCATGAAGGGGACGTACCCTTCGACGATGTATCAGAAGGTGCGTATTATTATGATGAAGTATCTGTCGCCTATGAACAAGGCATCCTCAAAGGTGACGGTGAAAACATGAGACCTGAAGATCCAATCAGCCGTGCAGAAGCAGTTGTTATGGTTGATCGGGCCTATGACATTGAAAGAGATGGAGAGGTCGATGGTTTCCCTGACTCTGATGATATTCCTTGGGCAACTGAAAGCATCCTTGATTTGACTTCCCAGCATATTATCAACGGTAAACCTGATGGAACATTCGCTCCTTTTGAAGATATTACGCGTGCGTCATTCGCAAAAGTACTGGCTGCAACGATTGAGCCTTCCTTCCGATCTGATCAATTGAGTGAGAATGAAATCGCTCAAAAAACGGAAGCTTTGCAGGAGAAAGTTTTCAATACTCTATACGGTGATTTGAAGGAACACGGTGCGGACAGTGAAGACCGTGATTATCAAAGAATTGAAGATGAAATGGCTGAGTATGTAACAAGTGACTTCAACGAAGAAGTCGAAGGAACTTATTATGAAGCATGCTTAAGCTGTGATACCTTGTACTATGACAATAACTTCGCATGGGATATTCTTATGGATGTGACTGAGAATAACAGCAATAAGGTCGTCGTTGAAACCGCCCAGCTCCAAGCTTTCACATACCTGGGTTCATTTGAAACGGTTACTCTGATCAAAGAGGACGGCAAATGGAAGCTGGATGGAATTGACGGTGAAGTCTTTGACGCTGATCGTCACTTGGATCTGACTGTAGAACAGGCAGAGCAGAGAATTTATGATCAGTTTGATGTTAACGATGTCAATTTCGTGCGCACGTACGAAAAAGAAGTACAGGACATGGATGGAGAATCTTACAATACCGATATCCACGTGTTCAAGAATGAAGACGATGGTGCGGTATTTGAAGTGGACGCATCCACTGGCGGTACTGACGTCTAA
- a CDS encoding 5'-nucleotidase C-terminal domain-containing protein: protein MKNLKKHKGKLYLSSASAALLAAAVTPAVSVSADHIFPDVSDDHMYHDVINDLYEAGVVNGYDDGTFSSADPVTRAQAAMMMASMLDLDTSETESSFSDVHEGAWYAGAVNALHEAGYIDGVGKGMFAPKKEMSRAEFAELIVDAYDMERKEIEHPFEDLEKGSWYESAVETLYANGLISGLSETEFGPDHKIKRGDFAWLLATTDYKFGDKLPKPEEENFELSIMHTNDTHGHLDDIAKRVTAVEEVREEKPEALLLDAGDVFSGTLYFNEFKGQADLEFMNMMDYDMMTFGNHEFDLGSSPEGHQALADFVTKAEFPFVSSNVNFKDDENMNGLYKKYVSKLPSDGMAYNSIIKKVDGEEVGFFGLTTEETADISSPEAITFDDYIESAEDRVEALEQLGVDKIVALTHIGYDDNPAYDNDKLLAEVDGIDVIVGGHSHTALGEPTEVTTNENGDPKDPTVIVQAGQYGGDLGTLDVEFDEDGVVVGYAGELIDVSEKEADPEAAEILEGYSSQVDEIREEESGGVAAEAFPNPRTGDGGTVSVRNSETALGNLISDGMLDKAKEFNPDTIAAFQNSGGIRTSIDEGPITIGEILTVMPFGNTLATMELTGAEVKEALEHSVSNAPEESGGFLQVSGLNYTYDSSLDAGERVQSVTVNKDGEWVTLADDETYVIATNAFTAKGGDGYDVFADAYDEGRVTDLGQSDWEVFRDYVAEQGTVTPVTEERIVDEAEE, encoded by the coding sequence ATGAAGAACTTGAAAAAACATAAGGGTAAACTGTATTTATCATCTGCGAGTGCCGCATTATTGGCAGCTGCTGTAACACCTGCTGTAAGCGTTTCCGCAGACCACATCTTCCCGGACGTATCGGATGATCACATGTACCATGACGTCATCAATGACCTATATGAGGCTGGAGTAGTCAATGGGTATGATGATGGAACGTTCAGTTCCGCAGACCCGGTCACAAGGGCCCAGGCTGCGATGATGATGGCGAGCATGCTTGATTTAGACACAAGTGAGACGGAATCATCCTTCTCTGATGTCCATGAAGGTGCCTGGTATGCAGGGGCGGTTAATGCTTTGCATGAAGCAGGATACATCGATGGTGTCGGCAAAGGTATGTTCGCTCCTAAGAAAGAGATGTCCCGTGCGGAGTTTGCTGAATTGATCGTAGATGCTTATGATATGGAAAGAAAAGAAATCGAACATCCTTTTGAAGATTTGGAAAAAGGCTCCTGGTATGAGTCAGCTGTTGAAACGCTTTACGCGAATGGACTGATTTCCGGTCTTTCTGAAACGGAATTCGGACCAGACCATAAGATCAAGCGTGGAGATTTCGCCTGGTTACTGGCAACAACGGATTACAAATTCGGGGACAAGCTTCCTAAGCCGGAAGAAGAAAACTTCGAGCTTTCCATCATGCACACGAACGATACCCATGGCCACCTCGATGATATCGCCAAACGTGTGACAGCTGTAGAAGAAGTAAGGGAAGAGAAACCTGAAGCTCTTCTTCTTGATGCTGGTGATGTCTTCTCAGGTACACTATATTTCAACGAGTTCAAAGGACAAGCAGATTTGGAATTCATGAACATGATGGATTACGATATGATGACCTTCGGAAACCATGAGTTCGATCTCGGTTCAAGCCCTGAAGGACACCAGGCGCTGGCGGATTTCGTAACAAAAGCAGAATTCCCGTTCGTCAGTTCAAATGTGAATTTCAAAGATGATGAGAATATGAACGGCTTATATAAGAAGTATGTAAGTAAACTTCCTTCTGATGGGATGGCTTATAACAGCATAATCAAAAAAGTGGATGGAGAAGAAGTCGGTTTCTTCGGATTGACGACAGAAGAAACAGCGGATATTTCAAGTCCTGAAGCGATCACCTTTGACGATTATATTGAATCAGCTGAAGATCGTGTGGAAGCATTGGAACAGTTAGGAGTCGACAAAATCGTCGCCCTTACTCATATCGGCTATGATGATAATCCAGCCTATGATAATGATAAGCTCCTCGCGGAAGTTGACGGAATTGATGTCATCGTCGGCGGCCACAGTCATACAGCGTTAGGTGAACCTACAGAAGTGACGACAAATGAAAACGGCGACCCGAAAGACCCGACGGTTATTGTCCAGGCAGGGCAGTATGGTGGCGATTTAGGAACACTTGACGTCGAGTTTGACGAAGATGGTGTCGTTGTCGGCTATGCTGGTGAGTTGATTGACGTCTCTGAAAAAGAAGCAGATCCGGAAGCGGCTGAGATCCTTGAAGGTTATTCTTCTCAAGTTGATGAAATCAGAGAAGAAGAAAGTGGCGGAGTTGCTGCGGAAGCCTTCCCGAATCCACGTACAGGGGATGGCGGCACTGTCAGTGTCAGAAACAGTGAAACAGCACTTGGTAACTTGATCTCAGATGGTATGCTGGATAAAGCGAAAGAATTCAATCCGGATACGATCGCTGCTTTTCAAAACTCCGGCGGGATCCGTACATCCATTGATGAAGGTCCGATTACGATCGGTGAAATTCTGACAGTCATGCCTTTCGGTAATACGTTGGCAACGATGGAATTGACAGGAGCGGAAGTGAAAGAAGCATTGGAGCATAGTGTCAGCAATGCTCCAGAAGAAAGCGGCGGATTCCTGCAAGTATCCGGCCTGAACTATACGTACGACAGTTCTCTTGATGCAGGTGAGCGTGTCCAGAGCGTTACCGTGAATAAAGACGGCGAATGGGTCACTCTCGCTGATGATGAGACATACGTGATTGCAACAAATGCATTCACTGCTAAAGGTGGAGATGGATATGACGTCTTTGCGGATGCTTATGATGAAGGTCGTGTCACAGACCTTGGTCAATCCGACTGGGAAGTTTTCCGTGACTATGTAGCAGAACAGGGAACAGTCACACCTGTTACCGAAGAACGTATTGTCGATGAAGCAGAGGAATAA
- a CDS encoding acyltransferase, producing MSKQRIDSIFLLRTMAMMMVVLVHVTATYLSALPEGSSIYQFYHFVNWSIRVEAGVFIMLTALVFFYKYKDQPMDRAELITYYKKRALYIVLPYLIWALFYEGYSIWAGTRNFDWIAILSRIVQGKSYYQLHFIFQIVQLYMVFPLLLYVIQQSFLVRKYLWLIGLVVEAGFHIISERFSLLPPELFVGHLGTYFLGGWIGLHYVTLKEKLSLTRNLWLTAATCVSGFIFLYTSYYIYTYDIHLLSRGTYLIGNMLYLISGSYLLFQLSEWVAKKSPPFIASIRNIAIYSFGFYLLHPVVLNGVRNFIPIYPGGWFHLTILFRFSGTILFCFIIIWTCHRFFPWPGLFFGKLPERPNVWKKRGAL from the coding sequence GTGTCGAAACAAAGAATAGATTCGATATTTTTATTAAGGACGATGGCCATGATGATGGTCGTGCTCGTCCATGTCACAGCCACCTATCTCAGCGCATTGCCTGAAGGGAGCTCGATCTATCAGTTTTACCATTTCGTGAATTGGTCGATCCGGGTCGAAGCTGGGGTTTTCATCATGCTGACCGCACTTGTATTTTTCTACAAATACAAGGATCAGCCCATGGATCGCGCCGAGCTGATCACCTATTACAAGAAGAGAGCTCTGTACATCGTATTACCTTATCTCATTTGGGCGCTGTTTTATGAGGGTTATTCGATTTGGGCAGGAACGAGGAACTTTGATTGGATTGCGATTCTCTCAAGGATCGTACAGGGAAAATCCTACTATCAGCTTCACTTCATTTTTCAAATTGTACAATTATACATGGTTTTCCCGCTTCTTTTGTACGTCATCCAGCAGTCCTTCTTGGTGCGGAAATATCTCTGGCTCATCGGACTAGTAGTCGAGGCGGGATTCCATATCATCAGTGAACGTTTTTCACTGCTCCCTCCAGAACTGTTCGTCGGTCATCTGGGTACTTATTTCCTGGGCGGGTGGATCGGTCTGCATTATGTAACGCTGAAAGAAAAGTTGAGCCTCACCAGGAATCTTTGGTTAACAGCAGCAACCTGCGTGTCAGGATTCATCTTTCTCTATACAAGCTATTACATTTACACCTACGATATTCACTTGCTATCGAGAGGGACTTACTTGATCGGCAACATGCTTTATTTGATCAGTGGCAGCTACCTGCTATTCCAGCTCAGTGAATGGGTAGCGAAAAAATCCCCACCATTCATTGCTTCTATCCGCAACATCGCGATTTATTCTTTCGGCTTTTACTTGTTGCATCCGGTTGTATTGAACGGGGTGAGGAATTTCATTCCGATTTATCCGGGGGGATGGTTTCATTTGACCATCCTATTCAGATTTTCAGGTACGATTCTGTTTTGCTTTATCATCATCTGGACCTGCCATCGCTTCTTTCCATGGCCGGGGCTTTTCTTTGGGAAACTGCCCGAACGTCCGAATGTATGGAAAAAGCGAGGCGCTCTATAA
- a CDS encoding S-layer homology domain-containing protein → MKRIITSLLAITGVFFLFSGQVNAESTIAEKCGLENLPEENPDLQVTNCLLTEAALKYDIPPEIVKAVAEEESGDWQHFNDEGEPIVTDDGGIGLMQVTNKPLLDEKRLKYDLPYNIEAGVQILNEMFNRTDLPTINGGERDVIEHWYFAVMAYNGIKPVNSPIDRDGNYNADAYQERVFSNMNTFGSVSPVPLPFEKDDFDYERSSSDNITFNTMKYEFNLPLNKSRHLLEDRYQAEAVTGTKVRELPTSDSQEITEIAQGEKVEITGPFVYEYNGDRKNHFVWYPVETSEGKTGFMTSKYIKFSFSDVSDGYYASEEINYLYNRNIINGIPGGKFGIGDPLTRWQAVLLITRANYTELGDSPDPGFSDVPQDYTYYEEIAAAVDEGLFEGTGDGKFKPGATLTRAEMAVVLQRLYEFPATDAGNPFTDVPDSWYTEEVNRLYHAGITNGYGSPSTFAPSEIVTRDQFAVFMTRSIADEYRIQ, encoded by the coding sequence ATGAAACGAATCATTACCAGTTTACTAGCCATTACAGGAGTTTTCTTTCTCTTTTCCGGGCAAGTAAATGCGGAGAGTACGATTGCAGAAAAGTGCGGACTTGAAAACTTACCGGAAGAAAACCCTGACCTTCAGGTTACGAATTGCTTATTAACAGAAGCCGCTTTGAAATACGACATCCCACCGGAAATCGTCAAAGCTGTTGCTGAAGAGGAAAGTGGAGATTGGCAGCACTTCAACGATGAAGGCGAACCGATTGTTACTGATGACGGTGGAATCGGTCTTATGCAGGTGACCAATAAACCATTGTTAGATGAAAAACGCCTGAAGTATGACCTGCCCTATAACATTGAAGCGGGCGTCCAAATCTTGAATGAGATGTTCAACCGTACCGACCTGCCGACCATCAATGGCGGAGAAAGAGATGTTATTGAACATTGGTATTTCGCAGTGATGGCTTACAATGGCATCAAACCAGTGAACAGTCCAATTGACCGTGATGGAAATTACAACGCTGATGCCTACCAGGAGCGAGTGTTCAGTAATATGAACACGTTCGGCAGCGTCTCGCCTGTCCCGCTCCCTTTTGAAAAAGATGATTTTGATTACGAGCGCAGCAGCAGCGATAACATCACCTTCAATACGATGAAATACGAATTCAACCTGCCTTTGAATAAATCGAGACACCTCCTTGAAGACCGCTACCAGGCAGAAGCGGTCACCGGTACAAAGGTGAGAGAGCTTCCGACGAGTGATAGTCAGGAAATCACAGAAATAGCACAGGGTGAAAAAGTCGAGATTACCGGCCCATTCGTCTATGAATATAATGGAGATCGGAAAAACCATTTTGTCTGGTATCCTGTCGAGACGAGTGAAGGAAAAACCGGCTTCATGACATCCAAATATATAAAATTCTCATTCAGTGATGTGAGTGATGGTTACTATGCAAGTGAGGAAATCAATTATTTATACAACCGCAACATCATCAACGGAATTCCTGGCGGTAAATTCGGAATCGGAGATCCTTTGACACGCTGGCAAGCCGTATTGCTGATTACAAGAGCGAATTATACAGAACTCGGTGACAGTCCTGACCCTGGCTTCAGTGATGTGCCACAAGATTACACCTACTATGAAGAAATCGCGGCTGCCGTAGATGAAGGTTTATTTGAAGGTACGGGTGATGGTAAATTCAAGCCTGGCGCTACCTTGACACGTGCGGAAATGGCTGTTGTCCTTCAGCGCTTGTATGAATTTCCAGCCACAGATGCCGGGAACCCATTTACAGATGTACCTGATTCATGGTATACAGAAGAAGTGAATCGCTTATATCATGCGGGCATCACTAACGGGTATGGAAGTCCATCGACTTTCGCCCCTTCTGAGATTGTGACGCGCGATCAATTCGCTGTCTTCATGACACGTTCCATCGCTGACGAGTACCGCATCCAATAA
- a CDS encoding IS110 family transposase gives MNHNRNNKINQITEDSLVIGIDIAKKKHYACALDDRGRELQRPLGFNQSLEGFESFRENVDEWLQRHKKSSVLVGFEPTGHYWMNFASFLMESDIPFVVVNPMHVKRTKEFDDNLQTKNDQKDARVIGKLMGNGHFSYPRIPDGVEAELRNGSCMRWKLKEEHARLKNQMTGWLDQYFPEFKAVIKGFGQLACAILKHTPLPQELIHQEVEELALIYKEKAGVNSPAKKTIRDMKHVAEKSIGLTKGAEMAHFEIATLVDQFLLIERRLEEIDTRLNELASQLEEYEHLISIPGIGKNTVSDLLAETGSLKQYKHPRQLIKLAGLTLRENSSGKHEGAKGISKRGRKRLRSLLYRAILPLIQNNGAFQELYQYYITRSNNPLKKKEAMVVLCGKLLKIFFGLSNHQVYFNEDRMKQDLHCLKQAA, from the coding sequence TTGAATCATAATAGGAATAACAAAATTAATCAAATCACCGAAGACTCCCTTGTGATCGGTATTGATATCGCTAAGAAGAAGCACTATGCATGCGCTTTGGACGATCGCGGACGCGAACTCCAACGTCCCCTTGGCTTTAATCAAAGCTTGGAAGGGTTTGAAAGCTTTCGCGAAAACGTGGATGAATGGCTCCAACGACACAAGAAGAGCAGCGTACTGGTTGGGTTTGAACCCACCGGTCATTACTGGATGAATTTCGCTTCCTTCCTGATGGAGTCGGATATTCCCTTCGTGGTCGTCAATCCCATGCATGTAAAGAGAACGAAAGAGTTTGATGATAACCTTCAAACGAAAAATGATCAAAAAGATGCGCGTGTCATTGGGAAGCTCATGGGTAATGGCCATTTCAGCTACCCCAGGATTCCAGATGGGGTGGAAGCTGAACTGAGAAACGGTTCGTGCATGAGATGGAAACTCAAAGAGGAACACGCACGTTTGAAAAACCAGATGACGGGATGGTTAGACCAGTATTTCCCGGAATTTAAAGCGGTTATTAAAGGCTTTGGACAATTGGCCTGTGCGATATTGAAGCACACCCCACTGCCGCAAGAACTTATCCATCAAGAAGTAGAAGAACTGGCCCTGATCTATAAAGAAAAGGCAGGCGTAAATTCCCCAGCGAAGAAAACTATACGAGACATGAAGCATGTAGCTGAAAAATCCATTGGACTTACGAAAGGGGCAGAGATGGCACACTTTGAAATCGCCACTCTTGTCGACCAATTTCTTCTTATCGAACGTCGCTTAGAAGAGATCGATACACGATTGAATGAACTGGCTTCTCAGCTTGAGGAATACGAACACCTTATTTCCATTCCGGGTATTGGGAAGAACACGGTCAGTGATTTACTGGCGGAAACCGGGTCTCTCAAGCAGTACAAACACCCACGCCAACTGATTAAATTAGCGGGGTTAACACTGCGTGAGAACTCTTCCGGAAAGCACGAAGGAGCGAAGGGAATTTCCAAACGTGGGAGGAAACGTCTCAGAAGCCTTCTATATCGTGCTATTTTGCCTTTGATTCAGAATAACGGCGCATTTCAGGAATTGTATCAATACTATATTACTCGCTCCAATAATCCTTTGAAGAAAAAGGAAGCTATGGTTGTCCTTTGTGGGAAACTCTTAAAAATCTTTTTTGGTTTATCGAATCACCAGGTTTATTTCAATGAGGACCGCATGAAACAGGATCTCCACTGCCTCAAACAGGCTGCGTGA
- a CDS encoding accessory Sec system S-layer assembly protein, producing MFNFLKKKETEDHVQYDESGIDAGDLVDKKRLSENMDEEVFTDLSIHPEWQLPEEEVYVYRFLNNDLPPLRPNQVSVHGVEIKPKDGGLVVESFVRNSLAKGIQLKPAAILVLDKQSETVARKTFDLNAVGTIPGRSSRPWSFLFPPSSIINKEGEIPVHGWRLAIELKKKPAKHKLDLEESWSETLESEEVEKLDRFVDSITPPKPGEMNFLSLEARQVDTGDLHVTLLLRNGSDRDLAMKHLSLRVEDAFGEVAAEGGFKLKDLEVKANTSKPWTFIFPPKSIKKDELDLSKWKAYPLQK from the coding sequence ATGTTTAATTTTTTGAAGAAAAAAGAAACTGAGGATCACGTCCAATACGATGAAAGTGGTATCGACGCCGGAGATCTCGTCGATAAAAAGCGCCTTTCTGAGAATATGGACGAAGAAGTCTTCACAGATCTTTCGATTCATCCTGAATGGCAGCTGCCAGAAGAAGAGGTCTACGTGTACCGCTTCCTGAACAATGACCTCCCCCCTCTCCGGCCAAACCAGGTAAGTGTGCACGGGGTTGAAATCAAACCGAAAGATGGCGGGCTCGTCGTCGAATCGTTCGTCCGGAATTCGCTGGCTAAAGGCATCCAGCTGAAGCCCGCTGCGATCCTCGTCCTCGACAAGCAAAGCGAAACAGTGGCCCGAAAAACCTTTGATCTGAATGCCGTCGGGACCATCCCGGGGAGATCAAGCCGACCATGGTCATTCCTGTTCCCCCCTTCTAGCATCATCAACAAGGAGGGCGAAATCCCTGTCCACGGCTGGCGCCTAGCCATAGAATTGAAGAAGAAACCAGCCAAGCATAAGCTTGATTTAGAAGAAAGCTGGAGCGAAACGTTAGAAAGTGAAGAAGTCGAGAAGCTCGACCGCTTTGTCGATTCCATCACACCGCCTAAACCGGGCGAAATGAATTTTCTCAGCCTGGAAGCAAGACAAGTCGACACCGGCGACCTCCACGTAACACTGCTGCTTCGTAACGGAAGCGACCGGGACCTGGCCATGAAGCATCTCTCCCTACGGGTCGAAGATGCTTTTGGAGAAGTCGCCGCAGAAGGCGGGTTCAAGCTGAAAGACTTAGAAGTGAAAGCAAACACAAGTAAGCCATGGACCTTTATCTTCCCGCCTAAGTCCATCAAGAAAGATGAATTGGATTTATCGAAATGGAAAGCCTACCCACTGCAAAAGTAA
- the secA2 gene encoding accessory Sec system translocase SecA2: MIESMKKILPAKSDRQLKKYYQSIQSINNHEDDMKALTDEQLKAKTTEFRTALHNGTTIDEIREEAFAVVREAARRVLGLRHFDVQLIGGLVLTDGDISEMATGEGKTLVATLPSYLKALEGKGVHVITVNEYLARRDFETMGPIHEFLGLKVGLNVPQISQAEKKASYKADITYGIGTEFGFDFLRDHMVKDINEKVQRPYHFAIIDEIDSVLIDEAKTPLIIAGKMESSANLHKVGAKLARSFKAEVDFQFDPETKSVTLTEEGMTKIERAFGIDNLFDIEHQTLNHYMVQALRARVMFERDVDYIIEDNELKLVDMFTGRLMEGRTMSDGLHQALEAKEGLEISEENKPQASITIQNYFRMYPTLSGMTGTAKTEEKEFQTVYGMDVIQVPTNKPALREDRTDKVFLTKEQKYQELVREVRDIHQTGQPILIGTTSILQSDKVAGYLDEAGIGYELLNAKSVEQEVRLISLAGQQGTITIATNMAGRGTDIVLGEGVTELGGLHVIGTERHESRRIDNQLKGRSGRQGDPGSSQFIISLEDDMIERFAQVERDRKMKTLKTNANGKAMNKDLHKFIDTVQKISEGSNYNIREYTLKLDDVINDQRKVIYDLRDRILVDEDIIKLLTPMVEDYVHHTIDKFCPETVVPEDWPLEHLQAELQRGIPFMTDIDISERTYENVEDLKTDLQPVLERYHEHLNETIASTALQSRWKQGAVIILDKLWVRHLEMMNRLKEGIGIRQYQQEDPLRLYQKDGFDIFQHNFYEIRKELVVLMAGMLHAANKKSAKEGKADV; this comes from the coding sequence ATGATCGAATCGATGAAAAAGATTTTACCAGCCAAGAGCGACCGCCAACTGAAGAAATATTACCAATCTATCCAGTCGATCAACAACCATGAAGATGACATGAAAGCATTGACTGACGAGCAATTAAAAGCGAAGACAACAGAATTCCGCACTGCTCTACATAATGGAACAACGATTGACGAAATCAGAGAGGAAGCGTTTGCCGTCGTTAGAGAAGCTGCCAGACGTGTACTGGGTCTGCGCCACTTCGATGTACAGCTCATCGGCGGTCTTGTTCTTACAGATGGCGACATATCAGAAATGGCGACAGGAGAAGGAAAAACCCTCGTCGCCACCCTTCCCAGCTATTTGAAGGCACTCGAAGGAAAAGGTGTCCATGTCATTACCGTCAACGAATACTTGGCACGGCGCGATTTTGAAACAATGGGTCCTATCCATGAATTCCTCGGACTGAAGGTCGGCTTGAATGTTCCGCAAATCTCCCAAGCAGAAAAGAAAGCTTCCTACAAGGCTGATATCACTTACGGGATCGGGACAGAATTCGGCTTCGATTTCCTACGCGATCATATGGTCAAGGATATCAACGAGAAGGTTCAACGCCCTTACCATTTCGCGATCATTGATGAAATCGACAGCGTCCTGATCGATGAAGCGAAAACGCCGCTCATCATTGCGGGAAAAATGGAGTCTAGCGCTAATCTGCATAAAGTCGGTGCAAAACTCGCTCGTTCATTCAAAGCAGAGGTTGACTTCCAATTTGATCCGGAAACGAAAAGTGTCACCTTGACGGAAGAAGGCATGACAAAAATCGAGCGCGCTTTCGGAATCGACAATTTATTCGATATCGAACACCAGACTCTCAATCACTACATGGTCCAGGCACTCCGGGCTCGCGTCATGTTTGAGCGCGATGTCGATTATATCATCGAGGATAACGAATTGAAGCTTGTCGATATGTTCACAGGACGCTTAATGGAAGGCCGGACGATGTCGGACGGTCTGCATCAAGCGCTGGAAGCGAAAGAAGGTTTGGAAATCAGTGAGGAGAACAAACCACAGGCATCCATCACGATTCAAAACTACTTCCGCATGTACCCAACACTCTCAGGGATGACAGGGACTGCCAAAACAGAGGAGAAAGAATTCCAGACGGTGTACGGAATGGACGTCATTCAAGTACCGACGAATAAACCCGCGTTACGCGAGGATCGAACAGATAAAGTTTTCCTGACAAAAGAGCAGAAATATCAAGAACTCGTCCGGGAAGTGAGAGATATCCATCAAACCGGCCAGCCGATTTTGATCGGTACGACTTCCATTCTCCAGTCAGACAAAGTCGCCGGATATTTGGATGAAGCAGGCATTGGCTACGAGTTGTTGAACGCGAAAAGCGTCGAACAGGAAGTCCGGTTGATCTCCCTTGCCGGTCAGCAGGGTACGATTACTATTGCCACGAACATGGCCGGCCGTGGGACTGACATCGTTCTTGGTGAGGGAGTGACCGAGCTTGGCGGACTGCACGTCATCGGAACAGAACGTCATGAATCCCGCCGGATCGATAACCAGTTGAAAGGAAGATCGGGGCGTCAAGGAGACCCCGGCTCTTCTCAGTTCATCATTTCCCTTGAAGATGACATGATCGAACGCTTCGCCCAAGTCGAACGTGACCGTAAAATGAAAACACTGAAAACCAATGCCAATGGCAAAGCGATGAACAAGGATCTTCATAAATTCATAGATACCGTTCAGAAAATCAGTGAAGGCAGCAATTATAATATCAGAGAATATACGCTGAAGCTTGATGACGTCATCAATGATCAGCGCAAAGTGATTTATGACCTTCGTGATCGAATTTTAGTAGATGAAGATATCATCAAACTGCTTACGCCAATGGTGGAAGATTACGTCCACCATACCATCGACAAATTCTGTCCGGAGACCGTGGTCCCGGAAGACTGGCCGCTTGAACATTTACAGGCTGAATTACAACGCGGCATTCCGTTCATGACAGATATCGATATATCTGAACGGACCTATGAAAATGTAGAAGATTTAAAAACAGACCTCCAGCCGGTTTTAGAGCGTTATCATGAGCATCTGAATGAAACCATAGCTTCAACAGCTCTTCAAAGCCGCTGGAAGCAGGGAGCTGTCATCATTCTCGATAAACTTTGGGTCCGTCACCTTGAGATGATGAACCGTCTTAAAGAAGGAATCGGTATCCGCCAGTACCAGCAAGAAGATCCGCTGCGTCTTTACCAAAAAGATGGTTTCGACATCTTCCAGCATAATTTCTATGAAATCAGAAAAGAGCTTGTCGTTCTGATGGCCGGAATGCTGCACGCAGCCAACAAGAAGAGCGCAAAGGAGGGGAAAGCTGATGTTTAA